The Gemmatimonadota bacterium genome has a window encoding:
- a CDS encoding sugar phosphate nucleotidyltransferase: MKFVIRAGGVGTRLWPLSRKSRPKQFHALTGERTMLQEAVNRLHSMAKIDDLYVSTGVELLHSLREQLPGLPPENAIVEPALRNTGPAVGLECALLEARFPGCTIASLGSDHHIGKPEEFCRLLKVAEDALKDRAETLFVLGVKPTRADTGFGYIQKSDVIAKIDNEPIYAVESFTEKPDTEVAKTYLESGQYLWNSNMFVWKARTMLDLFAKFEPEMYALLEQIGTAAKEGREADVITEVYPQMKNIAIDHAIIERTSDIATLQADIEWSDIGAWGALTDVLPVDENGNLLRGNVLSLNAKNTTVYGSKDKVIALVDLENLIVVDTHDALLILPRDNSQRVKDVVAALGERYV, encoded by the coding sequence AATTCGCGCGGGTGGTGTTGGTACGCGGCTATGGCCCTTGAGTCGCAAGAGCAGACCCAAACAATTTCACGCTTTGACGGGTGAACGCACAATGTTGCAGGAGGCGGTAAATCGCCTCCATTCAATGGCTAAAATAGATGATCTTTATGTCTCTACCGGCGTTGAACTATTGCATAGCCTTCGGGAACAACTGCCCGGATTACCTCCTGAAAACGCGATTGTAGAACCAGCACTCCGCAACACAGGACCTGCAGTCGGGCTTGAGTGCGCCTTGTTGGAAGCTCGTTTTCCCGGATGTACAATTGCGAGTTTGGGGTCTGATCATCACATTGGAAAACCAGAGGAATTTTGTCGGTTGCTCAAAGTAGCGGAAGACGCACTGAAGGATCGCGCCGAAACCCTGTTTGTGCTCGGTGTAAAACCAACGCGTGCAGACACTGGCTTTGGATATATACAAAAGAGCGATGTGATTGCAAAGATAGACAACGAGCCAATCTATGCCGTAGAGTCATTTACAGAAAAACCCGATACGGAAGTTGCAAAAACATATCTGGAGAGCGGTCAATATCTGTGGAATAGCAATATGTTTGTGTGGAAAGCCAGAACAATGCTGGATCTTTTTGCAAAATTTGAACCGGAGATGTATGCCCTGCTCGAACAAATTGGCACCGCTGCCAAAGAAGGACGAGAAGCAGACGTCATTACCGAGGTCTATCCGCAGATGAAAAACATCGCCATTGATCATGCGATTATCGAACGCACGTCAGATATTGCGACCCTGCAAGCCGATATTGAATGGAGCGATATCGGTGCCTGGGGCGCTTTGACAGATGTGTTACCCGTAGATGAAAATGGCAATTTACTGCGCGGCAATGTGCTATCGCTCAATGCAAAAAACACAACCGTTTATGGCAGTAAAGACAAAGTAATTGCGCTGGTTGATCTCGAAAACTTGATCGTAGTCGATACGCACGATGCCCTGCTTATTTTGCCCCGCGATAACTCTCAGCGCGTAAAAGATGTGGTCGCGGCATTGGGCGAGCGATACGTGTGA